The sequence ATCGGACCGGACGACCCGAGCGACGTCGTGTTCACGTCGGGGACGACGGGCAACCCCAAGGGTGTCGTCATGGCCCACGCACAGGCGCTGCGCGCGTACCTCGACTGGTGCGACTGGGCCGGCCTGCGAACCGGCGACCGCTACCTGATCGTCAACCCGTTCTTTCACATCTTCGGGTACAAGGCGGGCTGCCTCGCGTCGCTCATGCGCGGCGCGACCATCTACCCGCTCGCGGTGTTCGACGCCGGCATCGTGCTGGAGATCGTCGAGCGCGAGCGCATCACCGTGCTACCCGGGGCGCCGACCCTCTACCAGTCGCTGCTCGACGCACCCGACCGCGCGCGCCGTGACATCTCGAGCCTCCGGCTGGCCGTGACGGGCGCGGCCGACATCCCCGTCGAGCTCATCAGGCGGGTGCGCGAGGAGCTCCCGTTCGAGCGGATCCTCACCGGCTACGGGCTGACCGAGGCGGGCACGGTGACGGGGAGCAGACCGGACGACGACTTCGAGCACATCGCCACGACGGTCGGGGTGCCGTGGCCCGGCTTCGAGGTGCGCACCGTGACGCAGTCAGGCGCGGACGCGGGCGTCGACGAGCCGGGCGAGGTCGTGGTGCGCGGCGAGACCGTGATGCGCGGCTACCTCGACGACCCCGAGGCGACCGCGGCGGCGATCGACGCGGACGGGTGGCTGCACACCGGCGATCTCGGCACGTTCGACGCGGAGGGGTACCTGCGCATCGTGGGTCGCATCAAGGACATGTTCATCGTCGGCGGGTTCAACGCCTACCCGGCCGAGATCGAGAACCTCCTGTTGCGCCATCCGAGCATCTCGCAGGTGGCCGTGATCGGCGTGCCCGACGAGCGGTTGGGCGAGGTCGGCATGGCGTTCGTCGTACCGGAGCCGGGCGCTCCCGCGGACGCCGCCGAGATCATCCACTGGTCGCGCGCCAACATGGCGAACTACAAGGCGCCGCGCCGTGTCGAGTTCGTCGACGCCCTGCCACTGAACGCGACCGGCAAGGTCGTGAAGGACGAGCTGCGCGCGCGGGTGCTCGCGGCGAAGGGAGAATGATGGCCCGCGTTCCCGTCGCGGACGCACTGTTCACGTGGCCGAGCGACGACCCGCAACTCATCGGGAGCCGGTGCACGTCGTGCGGGATCGTGACGTTCCCGGTGCAGGAGTCGTGCCCGCGGTGCGCGTTCACCGACATGGAGGAGCACCTGCTGCCCCGGCGCGGTCGGTTGTGGGCGTGGACGACGCAGAGCTTCCCGCCGCCGTCGCCGCCGTACAGCGGGCCGACGGGTGACGCGTTCGTGCCGTACGGGATCGGGTACGTCGAGCTGCCGGGCGAGGTGAAGGTCGAGAGCCGCCTGACCGAGGCGGACCCCGCCGTGTTGCGTGACGGGATGGAGATGGAGCTCGCGATCGTGCCGTTCCGCACCGACGACGAGGGCAACGAGGTCGTGACGTTCGCGTTCGCGCCCGTCGGTGATGCGGCGAGCGGAGGGGGAGCCTGAGATGGCGAACGACGTCGCGATCATCGGGGTCGGGCTGCACCCGTTCGGTCGGTTCCCCGGCGTGACGGGCATCGACATGGGTGCCGTCGCGATCCGCCGCGCGCTCGCGGACGCCGGCGTCGAGTGGCGCGACGTGCAGTTCGCGTTCGGCGGGAGCTACGAGGTGGACAACCCGGACGCCGTCGTCGCGCTCCTGGGCCTGACCGGCATCCCGTTCACCGACGTCTACAACGGCTGCGCGACCGCGGCGAGCGCGCTCACGCTCGCGGCGAACACGATCCGGCTCGGCGAGTACGACCTCGGTGTCGCGGTCGGGATGGACAAGCACCTGCCGGGCGCGTTCAGCGCGGATCCGCGGCTGTACGCGTGCCCGTCGTGGTACGGGGAGCTCGGCCACTTCCTGACGACGAAGTTCTTCGGGATGAAGATCAACAAGTACATGCACGACCACGGGATCTCGCGTGAGACGCTTGCGAGGGTGGCGGCGAAGAACTACCGCAACGGGGCGCGCAATCCGAACGCGTTCCGGCGCAAGGCGTTGAGCGAGGAGGAGATCCTCGCGTCGCCGGTCCTCAACTGGCCGTTGACGCAGTACATGTTCTGCAGCCCGGACGAGGGTGCCGCGGCGGTCGTGCTGTGCCGGGCCGATCAGGCGCACCGCTACACCGACACGCCGATCTACCTGCGCGCGACGACCGTGCGCACGCGGCGGCTCGGCGCGTTCGAGGTGCACAGCCCGTGGTTGCCGATCGAGGAGACACCCGGCCCGACCGTCGACGCGTCCCGCGCCGCGTTCGAGACCGCAGGGATCGGTCCGGACGACGTCGACGTCATCCAGTTGCAGGACACCGACGCCGGCGCGGAGGTGATCCATCTGGCCGAGAACGGCTTCTGCGCGGACGGCGAGCAGGAGGCGCTGGTCGCGCGCGGTGAGCTCGAGATCGACGGCCGTCTGCCGGTCAACACCGACGGCGGGCTCACCGCGAACGGCGAGCCGATCGGTGCGTCCGGGCTGCGCCAGGTGCACGAGGTCGTGCTGCAGCTGCGCGGTCAGGCCGGCGACCGGCAGGTGCCCGGCAACCCGTCCGTCGGCTACACCCAGCTCTACGGCGCACCCGGCACCGCAGGCGTCTCGATCCTTTCGACATGACCACGTCCACCGACCCGGACATCCGCCGGGAGATGATCGAGACGGTGCGCACGTTCGTCGCGCGCGACGTGACGCCCGTCGCGACCGCGATGGAGCAGCGCGACGAGTACCCGGCCGAGATCGTCGCCACGATGAAGGACCTCGGACTGTTCGGGATCACGATCCCGGAGACCTACGGCGGTCTCGGGCTCGACCTCCTCACGTACATCGGGGTGATCGAGGAGCTGTCGTACGGGTGGATGTCGCTGTCGGGCGTCATCAACACCCACACGATGTGCGCGACGTTGATCGCGAACTTCGGGACCGACGAGCAGAAGCAGCGCTGGCTGCCGCAGATGGCGACGGGGGAGCGGCGTGGCGCGCTCTCGCTGTCCGAGCCCGACGCCGGCACCGACACGCGCAACATCTCGTGTCGCGCTGTCCGCGACGGCGACGAGTGGGTCGTCAACGGCACGAAGGCCTGGGTCACCAACGGCGAGCGCGCGGGCATCGTCGCGCTCGCGGCGCGCACGGACGAAGGTGTCTCCGCCTTCGCGGTCGAGAAGGAGCCCGGGCCCCGCTTCGGTGGCCTCTCGGTGTCGAAGAACGTCGGCAAGCTCGGCTACCGCGGCATCGAGACCGTCGAGATGAGCTACGCGGACCACCGGCTCCCGGCCGACGCGCTGATCGGCGCGCCCGGCCGCGGCCTGCCCCAGATCCTGAGCGTGCTCGAGATCGGCCGCATCAACATCGCGGCCCGGGCCGTGGGGGTCGCACGGGCCGCGTTCGACGCCGCGCTCGCCTACGCGCAACAGCGCGAGACGATGGGCAAGCCGATCGCGCAGCACCAGGCGATCCAGATGAAGCTCGCCGACATGGCGACCCGGCTCGAGGCGTCGCGCCTGCTGACGATCTCGGCGGCCGAGCGCAGGCAGGCGGGGGAGCGCTGCGACGTCGAGGCCGGGATGGCGAAGCTCTTCGCGAGCGAGACCGCGTTCGAGGTCGCGACCGAGGCGATGCGCATCCACGGCGGCGTCGGGTACACGACGGAGCTGCCGGTCGAGCGCTACTACCGCGACGCGCCGCTGATGATGATCGGCGAGGGCACGAACGAGATCCAGCGGATCGTGATCGCGCGCGGCCTGCTGGCGCGCGCGAGCGAGGGCCGGTAGTTGGATACCCGGGACAGCCCCGAGCAGGCGGAGCTGCGGCGCGCGGCGCGGCAGCTCGCCCGCGGGCTGGGGCCCGCGAACGTCGCCGACCTGGACGACGCCACGCGCGTCAAGCGGTTGGCCGCCGCGGTGCACGACGCGGGGTGGCTGGAGCTGCGCGACGACGCCGGTGACGGGTCGCCGGTGGCGGGCGGGGTGGAGGCGGGCATCGTCGCCGACGCGCTCGGCGCCGCGGTCGCGGACGTCGCGTTCGCGGGCCCGCTTCTCGCGGCGGACCTCGCGCGCCGCGCCGGTGCGGGCAGCGCGTCCCGCGCGGTCGTCGGCTTCGCACCCGACCTGGTCAGCGTCGCGGTCGCCGACCGTCACGAGACGAGCGCGCCGGTGTACGCGCCCGATGCCGGCGATGCCGACGTCGCGCTCGTGCTCGTGCGCGACGGCGACGCGCACCGTCTCGGACGCATTCGTCTCGAGCGCGAGATCGAGCGCGACGGCGCGGATCTCACCCGCGCGGTGCAGGCGATCCTGGTCGGCGCGCCCGTCGTCGACGTGTCCGGTCAGTCGCGCGCGATCACGGGCGACGACGTCGCGTCGTGGACCGCGCTCGGCCTCGCGCTCACTGCCGCGGATCTCGTCGGGATCATGCGCGGCGTCCTGGACGTGACCGTCGAGTACGCGAAGGAACGGCGCCAATACGGCGTCCCCGTCGGGTCGTTCCAAGCCGTGCAGCACCTGTTGGCCGAGGCGCGCTGCCTGATGGAGGGATCGCTGAGCGTCGCGCTGCACGCGTCGTGGGCCGTCGACGACCTCCCGCCCAGCGAGGCGCTCGCGGCCGGACGCGTCGCGAAGACCTACTGTGCACGCGCCGCACGGACCGTGTGCGAGACCGCGGTGCAGGTCCACGGCGGCATCGGGAACACGTGGGAGTGCATCGTGCACGTCTACCTGCGCCGCGCGCTGCTGTCGTCGCGGTGGTTCGGCGACGACGGCGAGCACCTGCGCGCGCTGCAGCGAGACCGTCTCGCGGTAGGAGATGGAGCGGAGCCGTTGCCGGAGGCGGGACGGCGCAGCGGAATCGACCATCAACTCGAGGTCGGCGATGGACTTCCGTGACTCGCCCGAGGAGGCCGAGTTCCGCGCGCGTCTGCGCGCGTGGCTCGTCGACAACAACCCCGGGCTGCCCGCGTCGTCCACCGACGACGAGTACTGGGCCCGCCAGGCCGAGTGGCACACCGCGCTCTACGACGCGGGGTTCTTCGGCCTGAGCTGGCCGACGCGCTACGGCGGCCACGACCTGCCGACCGTCTACGAGGTCATCCTCGACGAGGAGCTCGCCGCGGCGGGCGCGCCGCCCCGCCCGAGCCTCGGGTACCTGGTGCAGGGGATCGGCACGCACGGCAGCGACGAGATCAAGGATCGGTTCCTGCCCGGGCTCATCAGCGGGCGCGACCGGTGGTGCCAGGGCTTCAGCGAGCCCGACGCCGGCTCGGACCTCGCGTCGCTGCGCACGACTGCCACGCGCGAAGGCGACGAGTACGTGGTCCACGGGCACAAGATCTGGACGAGCTACTCCGACGTCGCCGACTGGTGCTTCCTCCTCGCGCGCACGGATCCCGACGTGCCGAAGCACAAGGGCATCACCGCGTTCGCGCTGCCGATGCGGCAGCCCGGCGTCGAGCAGCGGCCGTTGCGGATGATCAACGGGATCACGAAGGAGTTCGGGCAGGTCCTGTTCGACGGCGCGCGCGTCCCGGCCGCGAACATGATCGGCGGGCCCGGAGAGGGCTGGCGCGTCGCGATGACGATCGTCAGCCACGAGCGCGAGCCGGGCGAGCTCGGATACGTCGCGCGGTACGCGAAGACCGTGAAGGAGCTCGAGCACACGGTGCGGGCGGACCCAGGTGCGTACCGCGACGACCAACGCGCGGCGGTCGCGTGGGCGTACGTGCAGGCCGAGATGCTCCGCCTCCACGTCTGCCGGCGGCTGTCCGAGCGTCTCGACGGGGTCGAGCACGGCCCCGGCGGCTCGGTCGACAAGCTGCTCATGACGTGGGTCGAGCAGACCGTCGGCGCCGCGGCGCTCGACGTGTCGGGCGCGCGGGCCGCGCTCGACGGTGAGGACGTCGCGCTGAAGACGTACCTCTACAGCCGCGCGCAGAGCGTGATGGGCGGCACGTCCCAGATCCAGAAGAACATCGTCGCGACGCGCATCCTCGGCCTGCCGACGACGTGACAACGAGGAGCAACGGTGGACTACGACCTTCCCGACGTCGTGCGCGTCGAGGCCGACGGCCCGGTCCGCGTCGTCACGCTGTCGCGTCCGGACCAGCTCAACGCGGTCAACGACGACGTGCACCTCGCGCTCGCGCGCGTGTGGCCGCAACTCAGCGCGGACGTCGACGCGCGCGCGGCAGTCATCACCGGCGAAGGGCGCGCGTTCTCGGCCGGTGGCGACTTCGACCTCCTCGACCGGATGGCGAAGGACCGCGCGCTGCGCGAACGCACGATCGCCGAGGGTCGCGAGCTCGTGCTCGAGATGATCCGGTGCCGGGTGCCCGTCGTCGCCGCGGTGAACGGGCCCGCGGTCGGGCTCGGGTGCAGCGTGATCGCGCTGTCGGACGTCGTCTACATGGCGGAGTCCGCGTACCTGTCCGATCCGCACGTGACGGTCGGGCTCGTCGCCGCCGACGGCGGACCGCTCACGTGGCCGCTGCACACGAGCCTGCTGATCGCCAAGGAGTACGCGTTCACGGGCGAGCGGATCACCGCGACGCGCGCGGCCGAGATCGGGCTCGCCAACCACGTGTGTCCCGACGGCGAGGTGCTGCCCGCCGCGCTCGCGGCCGCGCACAAGATCGCCGGGCTGCCGCGGCAGGCCGTCGAGGCGACCAAGCGCGTCCTCAACCTGCACCTCGAACGCGCCGTGCTCGCGACGATCGACTTCGCCATGGCGTCGGAGACGCAGTCGTTCGACACCGACGACCTCCGGGCCAACGTCGACCGCTTCCTCGGCCGTTGAGGGACGCGTGATCCGCGAGGAGCTGCGCGACCGCGTCACGTGGCTGACGTTCGACCGGCCCGAACGGCTGAACGCGTTCACGGCCGACGACTACGTCTCGTTGCGCGAGCGGGTCGAGCGTATCGCGGGTGACGACGGCGTCCGGGCCGTCGTGCTCACGGGCCACGGGCGCGCGTTCTCGGCGGGTGCGGACCGGTCGCTCGTCGACGGGACCGCGTCGGAACGCGAGCGCGAGCTCGCCGCGATCGAGTTCCCCGCGCTGCTCGGCGCGCTCGAGGCGTGCTCGAAGCCGATCCTCGCGGCGGTGAACGGGCTCGCGGTCGGGTTCGGCGCGACCGTGCTGCTGTACTGCGACCTGGTGCTGATGGCGGAGTCCGCCCGCCTGCGCCTGCCGTTCACGTCGCTCGGCATCGTCCCCGAGGCGGGCAGCTCCGCGCTGCTCCCCGCGCGGGCGCGCGGGAGCGATGCCGTGTGGGCGATGCTGTCGAGCGAGTGGATCGACGCGCCCGGCGCGCTCGCGATGGGATTCGCCTGGCGCGTCGTGCCCGACGACGACCTCGGCGACGCGACGCAGCAGGCCGCGGCCGCGATCGCGGCCCACGACCCGGCCGCGGTCGCGGCGACGAAGCGGTTGCTGACCGCCGGGCGCGCCGAGATCGCGCGCGCCGC comes from Acidimicrobiia bacterium and encodes:
- a CDS encoding FadD3 family acyl-CoA ligase, coding for MVRDAGRRFGDTEAVVDGDRRVGFAELSSMVSAAARALVACGIGPGERVAVWAPNSLEWIVAALAVTTAGGVLVPVNTRFRGAEAGYVLGRSGARVLFTVRGFLDTDYPALLREAGVDLPALDHVVLLAGEADGTSVSWDEFVARGTAVGERDVDARVASIGPDDPSDVVFTSGTTGNPKGVVMAHAQALRAYLDWCDWAGLRTGDRYLIVNPFFHIFGYKAGCLASLMRGATIYPLAVFDAGIVLEIVERERITVLPGAPTLYQSLLDAPDRARRDISSLRLAVTGAADIPVELIRRVREELPFERILTGYGLTEAGTVTGSRPDDDFEHIATTVGVPWPGFEVRTVTQSGADAGVDEPGEVVVRGETVMRGYLDDPEATAAAIDADGWLHTGDLGTFDAEGYLRIVGRIKDMFIVGGFNAYPAEIENLLLRHPSISQVAVIGVPDERLGEVGMAFVVPEPGAPADAAEIIHWSRANMANYKAPRRVEFVDALPLNATGKVVKDELRARVLAAKGE
- a CDS encoding OB-fold domain-containing protein codes for the protein MARVPVADALFTWPSDDPQLIGSRCTSCGIVTFPVQESCPRCAFTDMEEHLLPRRGRLWAWTTQSFPPPSPPYSGPTGDAFVPYGIGYVELPGEVKVESRLTEADPAVLRDGMEMELAIVPFRTDDEGNEVVTFAFAPVGDAASGGGA
- a CDS encoding thiolase family protein, with protein sequence MANDVAIIGVGLHPFGRFPGVTGIDMGAVAIRRALADAGVEWRDVQFAFGGSYEVDNPDAVVALLGLTGIPFTDVYNGCATAASALTLAANTIRLGEYDLGVAVGMDKHLPGAFSADPRLYACPSWYGELGHFLTTKFFGMKINKYMHDHGISRETLARVAAKNYRNGARNPNAFRRKALSEEEILASPVLNWPLTQYMFCSPDEGAAAVVLCRADQAHRYTDTPIYLRATTVRTRRLGAFEVHSPWLPIEETPGPTVDASRAAFETAGIGPDDVDVIQLQDTDAGAEVIHLAENGFCADGEQEALVARGELEIDGRLPVNTDGGLTANGEPIGASGLRQVHEVVLQLRGQAGDRQVPGNPSVGYTQLYGAPGTAGVSILST
- a CDS encoding acyl-CoA dehydrogenase family protein, which codes for MTTSTDPDIRREMIETVRTFVARDVTPVATAMEQRDEYPAEIVATMKDLGLFGITIPETYGGLGLDLLTYIGVIEELSYGWMSLSGVINTHTMCATLIANFGTDEQKQRWLPQMATGERRGALSLSEPDAGTDTRNISCRAVRDGDEWVVNGTKAWVTNGERAGIVALAARTDEGVSAFAVEKEPGPRFGGLSVSKNVGKLGYRGIETVEMSYADHRLPADALIGAPGRGLPQILSVLEIGRINIAARAVGVARAAFDAALAYAQQRETMGKPIAQHQAIQMKLADMATRLEASRLLTISAAERRQAGERCDVEAGMAKLFASETAFEVATEAMRIHGGVGYTTELPVERYYRDAPLMMIGEGTNEIQRIVIARGLLARASEGR
- a CDS encoding acyl-CoA dehydrogenase — translated: MDTRDSPEQAELRRAARQLARGLGPANVADLDDATRVKRLAAAVHDAGWLELRDDAGDGSPVAGGVEAGIVADALGAAVADVAFAGPLLAADLARRAGAGSASRAVVGFAPDLVSVAVADRHETSAPVYAPDAGDADVALVLVRDGDAHRLGRIRLEREIERDGADLTRAVQAILVGAPVVDVSGQSRAITGDDVASWTALGLALTAADLVGIMRGVLDVTVEYAKERRQYGVPVGSFQAVQHLLAEARCLMEGSLSVALHASWAVDDLPPSEALAAGRVAKTYCARAARTVCETAVQVHGGIGNTWECIVHVYLRRALLSSRWFGDDGEHLRALQRDRLAVGDGAEPLPEAGRRSGIDHQLEVGDGLP
- a CDS encoding acyl-CoA dehydrogenase family protein, encoding MDFRDSPEEAEFRARLRAWLVDNNPGLPASSTDDEYWARQAEWHTALYDAGFFGLSWPTRYGGHDLPTVYEVILDEELAAAGAPPRPSLGYLVQGIGTHGSDEIKDRFLPGLISGRDRWCQGFSEPDAGSDLASLRTTATREGDEYVVHGHKIWTSYSDVADWCFLLARTDPDVPKHKGITAFALPMRQPGVEQRPLRMINGITKEFGQVLFDGARVPAANMIGGPGEGWRVAMTIVSHEREPGELGYVARYAKTVKELEHTVRADPGAYRDDQRAAVAWAYVQAEMLRLHVCRRLSERLDGVEHGPGGSVDKLLMTWVEQTVGAAALDVSGARAALDGEDVALKTYLYSRAQSVMGGTSQIQKNIVATRILGLPTT
- a CDS encoding enoyl-CoA hydratase/isomerase family protein; translated protein: MDYDLPDVVRVEADGPVRVVTLSRPDQLNAVNDDVHLALARVWPQLSADVDARAAVITGEGRAFSAGGDFDLLDRMAKDRALRERTIAEGRELVLEMIRCRVPVVAAVNGPAVGLGCSVIALSDVVYMAESAYLSDPHVTVGLVAADGGPLTWPLHTSLLIAKEYAFTGERITATRAAEIGLANHVCPDGEVLPAALAAAHKIAGLPRQAVEATKRVLNLHLERAVLATIDFAMASETQSFDTDDLRANVDRFLGR
- a CDS encoding enoyl-CoA hydratase/isomerase family protein — translated: MIREELRDRVTWLTFDRPERLNAFTADDYVSLRERVERIAGDDGVRAVVLTGHGRAFSAGADRSLVDGTASERERELAAIEFPALLGALEACSKPILAAVNGLAVGFGATVLLYCDLVLMAESARLRLPFTSLGIVPEAGSSALLPARARGSDAVWAMLSSEWIDAPGALAMGFAWRVVPDDDLGDATQQAAAAIAAHDPAAVAATKRLLTAGRAEIARAAIEREYAAMQALTGKLSPPA